TCCCCCGAGGAAACCTCCATCTGGACCCATCCCCTGTTCGCCCACGCCAATCCGGTCTATATCGATTATCCCGGAAGAGAACTGGCCGAGGCCGAAAGCGGATGCTATCTGCTCGACTTCCTCAAGCCGCTGGAGAAGTGGGCCCGCGAGGAGGCCTACTTCGAGAATCGGCATCGGAAGGACGAGGCTCTGGCCACCATCCGGAAGGGCATGGACTTCTACCGCCGCCTGTGCAACGGGGGGAGCAAGAATTGACCGGGCGGCCACCCGCGAGCCTTGCCCCTGGCCGCAACTATTCGAGGAATCCAATGACTCCCTCAGCCAAACTCAGCCTGATCCCGCTGCTCTGCCTCACCCTTGCCGCCTGCACCCCGTCCTCGGACGACCGGATGCCGGCAGGAAGCAATGGTGCGGAGGAGTGGAAACGGGACCAGCGCAGCTTCGTCTACCTCTCGGAGAGGCGCGCCCGCTACGCCGGGATCACCCGCAACGCCGAGGGCCGGCTGCTGATCCTGTACACTCACCAGACGGCTCAACAGGAGCGGGAGGGTTCGGGAGAACTCCACCTGGTGCGCCGCACACGGGACGGGGACTGGTGGTTTTATCCGGAGACGGTCTTCCAGAGTCAGCAAGGCGAACCCCGGGCCATGGGCACCCTCACCACCCTGGAGTCCGGCCGCATCATCGCCCCCTTCACCGAGCTGAACGACGGCGCTGGCGGCAGCCGGCTGCGGCTGCTGGCTTCAGAGGACCACGGTGAGACCTGGACCACCAGTGCGCCCCTGGGGACCCAGCCCCTCATCTGGGCCACACCCTATGGAAGGCCCTTCGAGGCGGGCGGGCGGCTGTTGATGCCTGTCCACGGGGCCGTAAGCCGGGAGGACCTGGCGGCCACTCGACTGCAGTCGGGACTGCTGCAGTCCACCGATAGCGGCAAGAGCTGGGGGGATTGGATCCCGATCGCGGCTCCGGGCCCGGAGGCGGATCTCAGCTACGAGTTTCCGGCGGTGCTTCCCCTGCAGGACGGGGCCTGGCTGGCGGTCCTAACCGAAAGGCAATTGAAGAAGCGTCCCGGGCTACCCCTGGATATTCCGCAGACGCTGGTGCGGTCCTACAGCAACGACCAGGGCAAGACATGGACCCGACCGGAGCCCCTGTGCGTCGGCTCCTGGGCCAGCCTGACCCCCATGGGCGACGGCACGGTGGCCTGCTCCTTCGCCCTCTGGTCGGCCTGGGGCAGCATGGAAGTCATGTTCAGCGACGACGGCTTTCGAACCATCCGCCACCGGATCCCCTTCGTGGAACACAACTGGCTGCCCGGATACGGACCCAGCGGTTGGGGCGGAGGCTGGGCCCGGGACCCCATCCCCCTGCCACCAGTGGTCCCCAACCTGGAAGGGAACTGGAAGGCCGGCCACTACGGGTTTTCTTCCGGCCTAGCGCTGGACGAGGACCGCCTGATGCTGGTGCTGGGACAGCGGCAAAAGGGCAGCGGCTACACGGATCCGCCCCACGAAGTGAACCTTCCCATCGAGACGGAGCGGATCGAGACCATTGTCATGAATCGGGAGCGGGAGCCCTCGGCCCCGGCCGCCGAACCGTTACGGGCCCACGGCCAGCCGGACGGTCAATGGTATCTGGCCGAGAGATGGCCCGAGGAGGAGTGGCGCCAAAAGGTCGGGCAGCCGCCCAACGACGTGACCCTGGTGCTCAAGTCGGGGCGCTGGATACGCCTCAGCGCCCAATACACCGTTCCTTACCAGCACGGACCCGGCAGGATCATGGCGCGGGAGCGCGGCTACTGGGTCTGGAAGTCGATCGACGGACTCCACTACCGGACGCATCTGCAGGGCTCCTATTCCGACGATCAGGGAAAGACCTGGAAGCAGGCCAGGATTGAGGACCCGGTGCCGCTGACTGCTGCCGTGCACCTGGGAGGCGTGACCTTTGAAGAGCCGGACGGTACCCTGGTGGCTCCCGTCTACGGCTACCTGAACCAGGGAGACATGTCGGTCTCCCTCTACATCTCCGCCCTGGTGAGATCCCACGACGGAGGCGCGTCCTGGGGCGACTGGAGCACCATCGCCTACGACCGCAAGAACCGCTACACCGCCTACAGCGAGACCCAGGTGATGGCCCTTTCCGACGACACCTGGGTGGCCTTTCTCCGCAGCGAAAACCGCAGCTACGTCCCGGTGATGAGGGCCTTCATCTCCCGGACCCTCAGCACCGACCGGGGAAGAACCTGGGGCCCGCCCCAACCCACGGCCGCGGCCGGGGTGACGGCCGGACTGCGGCTGCCCGACGGAGGCATCGCCCTTTCGGCACAGAACACCTGCGGCTGGGGACTGGCCGTCACCTACAACTACGGCCACACCTGGAACTACGTGCTGCCGGCCACCTACTTCTCGGCCCGGGCCGGAGTGATCGACGACAAGTCCTTCTGGCTCCACGACGCCAACGGGGGGATCGTGTCGATCTATCGCCGGCCCTGAGCCTGTCTTTCTCACCACCTGCGCGGCTTAGCCTGTCAGGCAGCCGGCGGGTAATTGACCGTGAGCCAGATGCCGCGGATTTTCAGCCCGTCCTGGCGCCTGCCGCCCTTGTCCACCCAGACCTCGAGCCGATTGATTCCCTGACGGACCATTGCCGCTTGAACCGGGCCGCCAAGGCGTTCGAGGCCTTCCGGAACATCCCCACCGGCGGGCTCACCGGCTTTCAAGGCTACCTCTCCCCCATTGAGCCGTCCGGCGATGCGTTCACCCCGGGCCATGCCTTCGACCTCCAGATCCAGGCGGACCGAGCCGGGCCTACCCGAGGCTCCGGCGGCTTCCAGGTCGTCGCCCACCGGCAGTTCCACGGCAGCGGACGGCCCCGGATTGCCCCGGCTCAGCTCCAGGGGAAGCTGCCCCGGGTGGCTGGCGATGGCGTAGGGTCCGATATGCTGGATGTAGTCCACTCCGAAGCGCTTGTCCCGAAACTGCAGGCTCGAGGCCGACTGAATGTCCTCCAGCAGCCCGTAGGCCTCGCGAACCGGTCGGCCGTAGGCCAGCATGGGCACCTGGCGGTAATGGTAGTTCCAGAGGTAGATCCCGTCGGCTCCGGCCGAGAAGATATTGGCAGCCGCACCCCGCATGGTCTCATCCGAACCAAACACCTGCAGGCCGCAGTTGATGCAGGGGTAGACGGGAACGTCGTGGCTGTGTCCCAGCTTCACCAACTCCTGCGCCGGGTTGGTAAAGACCGTGTATCCCCCGCCGATCAGCATCCGGTCCACCCAACCCTGCTTGAGCCAGGTCTCCACATCCAGGCCGATGCGATTGCAGGTCTCCAAGGTTCCCGGAACCCTCACGCCCAGAAGCAGGGGCCTTTGACGGGATTCCGAAACCTTCCTCACAATCCGGTGAGCCCCCTGGATCAGCTCGTTCATGAGAGGCGCTCCCGCTTCTACCTCCCCGGGCTTGAAGTACCAGGGCATGCGAAAGAAGTTCAGGTCGATCCCGTCCAGGTCGTAGTTCTCGGCGCTGTGGCGGACCCACCAGAGCCGATCCTCCCGAACTTCCGGTATGGCGAAATTCAGGCCGGACCACGTGGCCGCCTCCAGGGTGGTGAAGGGACTCCCTTTCTGGCTCCGCTCGCCCAGCAGCCACTCCGGATGGGACACCTTCAGGGGATAGACCAGCTTCCCCTCGGGCATCCCGAAAGCATCGTGGGTGTCGTTCATGCGGATCGACCCGAAGACCTCCAGGCCCTGGCGGTGGATGCCCTCGACCATGATGGGCGTCGGATCGTGGATGGCCTCATTGAGCGGCCGATCCTGCTGCTGGGTCTCCCAGTAACGGGTCTGACCCGGACCCTGGGCGATGCCCCACATGATGCACCAGGCGATGCTGTCCACCGGGGTTCCGAGGATAGGTTTGACGCGCAGGTCCGCAAAGGCCTCGGCTCCCTTGGCCGCCTCGGGGTCGTAGACCAGGTCCCCGTCGTCATCCAGGATCAGCCTCCGACGACGCTCCACCGCCTTGCGCCGCGCCTGGTCGAGCCCTTCCCGCTTCCCCGAGCAGCCCGGCAGTCCGGCCAGCCAGGAGCTCCCCACCAGGGCCCCCGCCGTCCCCAGAAAACGCCGCCGGCTCAAAGCCGTCGGCTTTGGCCCTCTCAAAATTCCATCATTGCT
Above is a genomic segment from Acidobacteriota bacterium containing:
- a CDS encoding exo-alpha-sialidase, producing the protein MTPSAKLSLIPLLCLTLAACTPSSDDRMPAGSNGAEEWKRDQRSFVYLSERRARYAGITRNAEGRLLILYTHQTAQQEREGSGELHLVRRTRDGDWWFYPETVFQSQQGEPRAMGTLTTLESGRIIAPFTELNDGAGGSRLRLLASEDHGETWTTSAPLGTQPLIWATPYGRPFEAGGRLLMPVHGAVSREDLAATRLQSGLLQSTDSGKSWGDWIPIAAPGPEADLSYEFPAVLPLQDGAWLAVLTERQLKKRPGLPLDIPQTLVRSYSNDQGKTWTRPEPLCVGSWASLTPMGDGTVACSFALWSAWGSMEVMFSDDGFRTIRHRIPFVEHNWLPGYGPSGWGGGWARDPIPLPPVVPNLEGNWKAGHYGFSSGLALDEDRLMLVLGQRQKGSGYTDPPHEVNLPIETERIETIVMNREREPSAPAAEPLRAHGQPDGQWYLAERWPEEEWRQKVGQPPNDVTLVLKSGRWIRLSAQYTVPYQHGPGRIMARERGYWVWKSIDGLHYRTHLQGSYSDDQGKTWKQARIEDPVPLTAAVHLGGVTFEEPDGTLVAPVYGYLNQGDMSVSLYISALVRSHDGGASWGDWSTIAYDRKNRYTAYSETQVMALSDDTWVAFLRSENRSYVPVMRAFISRTLSTDRGRTWGPPQPTAAAGVTAGLRLPDGGIALSAQNTCGWGLAVTYNYGHTWNYVLPATYFSARAGVIDDKSFWLHDANGGIVSIYRRP